In Fibrobacter sp., a single window of DNA contains:
- a CDS encoding acyl-CoA dehydrogenase family protein, translating into MANFYTDHPEIKFNLESSPLMNRIVELRENGFANEEKSDYAPADYADAIDNYNKVCELAGDIVSNVIAPNAEAVDAEGPHCENGRVRYASKTYENLEATVKAGLCGVTMPRRFGGLNFPVTAYTAINEMIAAGDAGFENIWSLQDCIETLYEFGDEDQRSRFVPRICAGETMSMDLTEPDAGSDLQRVMLKATYSEADKCWYLNGVKRFITNGDSDIHLVLARSEEGTKDGRGLSMFIYDKRDGGVDVRRIENKMGIHGSPTCELVYKNAKAELCGRRKFGLIKYVMALMNGARLGIAAQAVGISQASYDEALAYAKDRKQFNQAIINFPGVYEMLSNMKARLDAGRALLYQTARYVDIYKSLEDIERTRKLTDEEKAELKLYNKLASAGTPLTKGMNAEYSNINSYDSIQVHGGSGYMLEYACQRLYRDARITSIYEGTTQLQVVAALPHITTGTYTSMLDELEAAAVAPEFEALKARAKAMDDKFKAAIDYVKAAENNEFLDLCSRRLYEMAGNCVMAQLLIRDASANAELFGKSAKVYLNLAEAEVMKHSNFIMNLTAEQIADYKA; encoded by the coding sequence ATGGCAAATTTCTATACAGATCATCCAGAGATTAAGTTCAATCTCGAAAGCAGCCCCTTGATGAACCGCATTGTGGAACTCAGGGAAAATGGCTTTGCTAATGAAGAAAAGTCCGATTACGCTCCGGCCGACTACGCCGACGCAATCGACAACTACAACAAGGTTTGCGAACTGGCTGGCGACATCGTTTCCAACGTGATCGCTCCCAACGCAGAAGCAGTTGATGCAGAAGGTCCTCATTGCGAAAACGGCCGCGTCCGCTACGCAAGCAAGACTTACGAAAACCTGGAAGCTACCGTGAAGGCTGGCCTTTGCGGCGTTACCATGCCCCGTCGTTTCGGTGGCCTGAACTTCCCCGTAACTGCTTACACCGCCATTAACGAAATGATCGCTGCCGGCGACGCAGGTTTCGAAAACATTTGGTCCCTTCAGGACTGTATCGAAACTTTGTACGAATTCGGCGATGAAGATCAGCGTTCCCGTTTCGTCCCGCGTATCTGCGCCGGCGAAACCATGTCCATGGACTTGACCGAACCCGATGCCGGTTCCGACCTGCAGCGCGTTATGCTGAAGGCAACCTACAGCGAAGCAGACAAGTGCTGGTACCTGAACGGCGTGAAGCGCTTCATCACCAACGGTGACTCCGACATTCACCTGGTTCTTGCCCGTTCTGAAGAAGGCACCAAGGATGGCCGCGGTCTTTCCATGTTCATCTACGACAAGCGCGACGGTGGCGTCGACGTTCGTCGTATCGAAAACAAGATGGGTATCCACGGTTCTCCGACCTGCGAACTGGTTTACAAGAACGCTAAGGCAGAACTCTGCGGCCGTCGCAAGTTCGGTCTTATCAAGTACGTGATGGCCCTCATGAACGGCGCTCGTCTCGGTATCGCTGCACAGGCAGTGGGTATCAGCCAGGCATCCTACGACGAAGCTCTCGCCTACGCCAAGGACCGTAAGCAGTTCAACCAGGCTATCATCAACTTCCCCGGCGTCTATGAAATGCTTTCCAACATGAAGGCTCGCCTGGACGCTGGCCGCGCCCTCCTTTACCAGACAGCTCGCTACGTCGACATCTACAAGTCTCTTGAAGATATCGAACGCACCCGCAAGCTCACCGATGAAGAAAAGGCTGAACTGAAGCTGTACAACAAGTTGGCATCCGCCGGCACTCCGCTCACCAAGGGCATGAACGCCGAATACTCCAACATCAACAGCTACGACAGCATCCAGGTTCACGGCGGTTCCGGCTACATGCTGGAATACGCTTGCCAGCGCCTCTACCGCGACGCTCGTATTACCTCCATCTACGAAGGTACTACCCAGCTCCAGGTTGTTGCTGCCCTTCCGCACATCACCACCGGCACCTACACTTCCATGCTCGACGAACTGGAAGCAGCCGCTGTTGCACCGGAATTTGAAGCACTCAAGGCCCGCGCAAAGGCTATGGACGACAAGTTCAAGGCAGCCATCGACTACGTCAAGGCCGCTGAAAACAACGAGTTCCTGGACCTCTGCAGCCGCCGCCTGTACGAAATGGCCGGTAACTGCGTCATGGCTCAGCTCCTTATCCGCGACGCTTCTGCTAACGCAGAACTGTTCGGCAAGAGCGCCAAGGTCTACCTGAACCTCGCCGAAGCAGAAGTGATGAAGCACTCCAACTTCATCATGAACCTGACTGCAGAACAGATCGCAGATTACAAGGCTTAA